A segment of the Aureliella helgolandensis genome:
TTCGGGCAATTGTTGAAAGAGTCTGGTGTTAGACGCGATCTTGAAAGTTGGAGTAGGCTTGGACCCAAAACAGCTGCCCCGCCCCGTCGTGAACGCGATCAAATTCGCTCCACCCGCAACCATCCCCGTCACGCTAGCGGGATCGAAACCCGGCGTATCCATCACGACGAACCCCTGCTGTTGCACAGGCTCCGCGTATTCATAGACTGCTTCGAGTGGGGTGGTGCCTCCTTTGCTGACTGCTCCGAGCGACTTTTCGGTAATGGTCGTCAAGCCTCCAGCCTTGTTCCCCACGGAGGGATTGTTATCCAACTCCTCACCGTAATTACTGCAGTACCACTTCCACCATTCGATTCGCTCCAGCAGTTTCTCCGCCACCGCGCGAGAGCGGGCGCGACGCGTGAGAAGATGCTCTGCTCCAAAAATCTCGGAGGTTTCCGAAAGGATGGCGGTTCCGCCGCAAGCCACCAAGCGGTCGGCAGCTGCCCCCAGGGCAGGATTGGCGGTGATGCCCGAATAGCCATCTGAACCACCACACTCTGTCCCCAACACCAAGTGAGATGCGGGAACCGTTTCGCGTTGAAACCCATTCACCTGCTTCAGTAAGCCAGCTGCGATCTCAACGCCTCGCTCAACGGTCTTCGAGGTGCCCCCTGCGGATTGGATACTCAACACCGGAACGGCCTCCCCCTGCCCTGCGTCTCCGGAACCACTAGCCTGCCCAGGAATCGCTATGCTGTGCAACCCTTGAGACTGCACCAAATGATCCAGCGTTCCCTGCTCGCACCCCAACCCCACTAGCAGAAAACCGCCAATATTGGGATGCCGAGCCATCCCCCCCAAAACGCGAGACAGCATGCGATGCCGCGAGCCGTTGAAAGCCATCGCGCAACCGCCTTCATGGCGAAACGAGATCACCCCATCGACGTTGGGAAAGGCCGCGAGCGTTTGTTGGTCGAAACGAGACGCAATCATTCGCGCCACCGATGCGGAACAGTTGACGTTGCTAATGACCGCGAGGTAGTTCCTCGTGCCAACCCGTCCATCGGCGCGACGGAAGCCTTCGAAGGTATGCCCCTCCAAACGCGGCAATTCGGCCGGCACATCTGTGGAGATGGCCTCGAGATCAATGTGATGGTCGCATTTCACATTCTGCGTATGGACGTGCTGACCAACGCGAATGGGCTTTGTCGCAACTCCAATGGACCAACCAAATTTGAAAATTGGCTCGCCAGCAGCCACCGGACGAATGGCCACTTTGTGCCCAGGTGGCACACTATCCAAGAGCTGGATGGCTTCCTCCCCCAAAGCCAGTGTGTCGCCCGCTTGAAAACCACGCAGCGCAACGACAACCGAATCGCGTGGATTTAAGAGCACAAAATCAGAATTCGGATTCGCGGGCACGCTACTTTGCCTTAGGAAGATACAAAAATTGGGGTAGAAACCATGCTTGGCTAGGTCAGGACCGTAACAATATACCCCTCGCTGGCGAAATGGGCACGTGCACACCAGCAAGTCCCTTGTCGCTGCTGTGGCTCGAGGTGCCAGGCAATGCGGGATGCCAGGGAACGGGAGGAAAATAGTATCCGCCCCCACGCTCTAGTGCATTGTCAACACTAAGAATTAGGGTTTAGCGAGCGTTCGGAAAAAGGTGTCCGACACGAATGGCACTTAATCGGCCTAAGGTACTGGTGCTTCTAGAGTTAAGTTCGATTGACAGCAGGGGGCTTCACTTGCGATGAGTTTGGGTAATCTTACCTCCCGAACACACCAAGCAAGGAAGCCCCCGTGTGCCATCATCCGTTTGATTCGTTCCGCTGTCGAGTCCAACATGCGCGCCAACACGGCGATCTTTACTTCGCCGCCTTGATCTCCAAAG
Coding sequences within it:
- a CDS encoding UxaA family hydrolase; translation: MPANPNSDFVLLNPRDSVVVALRGFQAGDTLALGEEAIQLLDSVPPGHKVAIRPVAAGEPIFKFGWSIGVATKPIRVGQHVHTQNVKCDHHIDLEAISTDVPAELPRLEGHTFEGFRRADGRVGTRNYLAVISNVNCSASVARMIASRFDQQTLAAFPNVDGVISFRHEGGCAMAFNGSRHRMLSRVLGGMARHPNIGGFLLVGLGCEQGTLDHLVQSQGLHSIAIPGQASGSGDAGQGEAVPVLSIQSAGGTSKTVERGVEIAAGLLKQVNGFQRETVPASHLVLGTECGGSDGYSGITANPALGAAADRLVACGGTAILSETSEIFGAEHLLTRRARSRAVAEKLLERIEWWKWYCSNYGEELDNNPSVGNKAGGLTTITEKSLGAVSKGGTTPLEAVYEYAEPVQQQGFVVMDTPGFDPASVTGMVAGGANLIAFTTGRGSCFGSKPTPTFKIASNTRLFQQLPEDMDFNAGQVVEGRSVDEVGQELFSRLLDTASGKSTCSEALGIGDEEFVPWLVGPVL